From Nitrospira sp., the proteins below share one genomic window:
- the fabZ gene encoding 3-hydroxyacyl-ACP dehydratase FabZ, whose amino-acid sequence MAGMEQAEIQALLPHRYPFLLVDRIKELEPDRRIVGIKNVTVNEPFFQGHFPGRPVMPGVLIIEAMAQVGGVLAFKSVITTGQPVVYLTGIDHAKFRKPVVPGDQLRFEIEVVKKRAPFWKMQAKAFVDDELVCEAEVTAMVTEEKAVKGDA is encoded by the coding sequence ATGGCAGGTATGGAACAAGCAGAGATTCAGGCATTACTCCCGCACCGGTATCCGTTTTTACTGGTCGATCGGATCAAGGAACTGGAGCCCGATCGCCGCATTGTCGGGATCAAGAATGTCACGGTCAATGAACCGTTTTTTCAAGGCCATTTCCCGGGCCGGCCGGTCATGCCGGGTGTGTTGATCATCGAAGCGATGGCGCAGGTCGGCGGGGTGCTGGCGTTCAAGTCGGTCATCACGACCGGGCAGCCGGTGGTCTATCTTACCGGGATCGATCATGCGAAGTTCCGGAAGCCTGTGGTGCCCGGAGACCAACTGCGGTTCGAGATCGAGGTGGTGAAAAAACGGGCTCCGTTCTGGAAGATGCAAGCGAAAGCGTTTGTGGACGACGAGTTGGTGTGTGAAGCCGAAGTGACGGCGATGGTGACGGAAGAAAAAGCTGTGAAGGGTGATGCGTGA
- a CDS encoding OmpH family outer membrane protein produces MKRHQGIAWGLGLVLGCVGLVQSALAAEPAKVGVMDQQAVMERSAAGKRALEEMKSYSLTRQKIISADDQELKDFEQSIQDPNSKLSEQAKQEKQEQFRAKLEAYQRRLADFNREVQQKQREMVMEYSKKIAEAAQAVAQKEGYLAILDKGSITSVRIVLYHQPALDVTDQVVKEFDRQNK; encoded by the coding sequence ATGAAACGACATCAGGGAATCGCATGGGGGCTTGGATTGGTGCTGGGGTGTGTGGGGCTGGTGCAATCCGCGCTGGCGGCGGAACCGGCCAAAGTCGGTGTGATGGACCAGCAGGCGGTGATGGAGCGATCGGCGGCGGGGAAGCGGGCCTTGGAGGAGATGAAGAGCTACTCGCTGACGCGCCAGAAAATCATCAGCGCGGACGACCAGGAATTGAAAGACTTCGAGCAGTCCATTCAGGACCCCAATAGCAAGCTGAGCGAGCAGGCCAAGCAGGAGAAACAAGAGCAGTTCCGGGCGAAGCTCGAAGCCTATCAGCGGCGCCTGGCGGACTTTAACCGCGAGGTGCAGCAGAAGCAGCGGGAGATGGTGATGGAGTATTCGAAGAAAATTGCCGAGGCGGCTCAGGCGGTGGCGCAAAAAGAGGGGTACCTGGCCATTCTCGACAAGGGGAGCATTACCTCGGTCCGGATCGTGCTCTATCATCAGCCGGCGCTGGATGTGACCGATCAGGTGGTGAAAGAGTTCGACCGCCAGAACAAATAA
- a CDS encoding OmpH family outer membrane protein, whose protein sequence is MNRFAWSMAGWTQVALLVVLVASATGCAGAGGKVEGKVGVLDPARILSDTAAGKKTKDSLAAFAKNRQILIELDEKELRRMEEDFVKQASVLSPAAKREREEVFRRRMQEYQQKVTDLNREVQEKQKDVMDGFREKVELVAGKVAKRLGLQVVFDKGKGGPTFYHDDTLDISGQVIEEFNREYP, encoded by the coding sequence GTGAATAGATTTGCATGGTCAATGGCAGGCTGGACGCAGGTGGCCCTCCTGGTTGTTCTGGTGGCGTCTGCAACCGGCTGCGCCGGAGCCGGCGGCAAGGTGGAGGGAAAGGTCGGGGTGCTGGATCCCGCGCGCATTCTGTCCGATACGGCGGCCGGAAAAAAAACCAAGGACAGCCTCGCGGCGTTTGCGAAAAACCGCCAGATCCTGATCGAGTTGGATGAAAAAGAGCTGCGCCGGATGGAGGAGGACTTTGTGAAGCAGGCCAGCGTCCTCAGCCCTGCGGCGAAACGGGAGCGCGAAGAAGTGTTTCGCCGCCGGATGCAGGAGTATCAGCAGAAGGTGACGGACCTCAATCGGGAAGTGCAGGAAAAGCAGAAGGACGTGATGGATGGTTTCCGTGAGAAGGTCGAGCTGGTCGCCGGCAAGGTGGCCAAGCGGTTGGGGCTTCAGGTGGTCTTCGACAAGGGCAAGGGCGGACCCACGTTCTATCATGACGACACGCTCGATATTTCCGGGCAGGTGATCGAGGAATTCAACCGAGAATATCCCTAA